A single Drosophila miranda strain MSH22 chromosome XR, D.miranda_PacBio2.1, whole genome shotgun sequence DNA region contains:
- the LOC108152665 gene encoding tetratricopeptide repeat protein 27, with protein sequence MLEDNTFSEYYLCNFNDAVPLDDLPADEQLRQLWTGQELWTVEDLRQIITNWQERDSHIKETPTQLLNRFLRLFFAFVQNNCTGPFDKVADCQKMLSQLQLEAFEPQEQLKASGEELNPNVKTGELLVVAREILRGLLEAYPDSKVLAVWNIRLICQHQLIMDDLAASLYEQFKAGAVVLRPQAKHFSSRELQSLLLLELANGYLLFHRSEMASQVLDELCSHLQVELKVEGLLGVRTKFQQKPLPQLCLKVEQLSELTEASSPALPAAAETNRQTKLPKLLLLEDDTRLERIRFIEPKDNDVMTLPSVLQALVLAKVKQLKRSQPKDRLADEQLEPYTQTLLYQEHGPLQVRQAALLLNCLQESNQRRTVERSWKQCEECVKLLDHSEEQQSLRSRLSYGFAAHLQPIWQVQLQLVDLLRSLGMTKTALDICLKIQAWQQVIDCYTSLELRHKAAEIIRQELEKKPTALLYCLLGDAIDDPQCYEQAWLHSKKTSSKAQSYWGNYFYRRAEYAQALEHFQLSLEINTLQESTLLRCGYSAMQLEKWEAAVKSYLAYTHLEANGFESWNNLAKALINLGDKQRAHRVLGEALKCNYSNWKVWENYMLVAVDTCHWDDAMRGYQRLSELKQHYLDQEVLARIVYGIAKQHQEGPSQLLIKRIVQLLGQQCIQHGNEPLVWELAAVVAATPLKKAERLVKSYRAYTAKHLGWEVKAEHAQKALDLCLEVAELSLAAVQEHAADESEVMITSTLNSARLSGTSCLNALRRAINVNVPPEQQEKAEQLDKRIADLTQVVQQRMNTQRSV encoded by the exons ACTCCCACGCAGCTACTCAACAGGTTTCTGCGTCTGTTCTTCGCGTTTGTGCAGAACAATTGCACGGGACCCTTTGACAAAGTCGCCGATTGCCAGAAAATGCTGAGCCAACTGCAGTTGGAGGCATTTGAGCCGCAGGAGCAGCTGAAGGCCAGCGGCGAGGAGTTGAATCCCAACGTCAAGACGGGCGAACTGCTGGTTGTGGCCAGGGAAATACTGCGCGGCTTGTTGGAAGCTTATCCAGACTCAAAG GTCCTGGCCGTGTGGAATATACGGCTGATTTGCCAGCATCAGCTTATCATGGACGACCTGGCCGCCTCCCTCTACGAGCAGTTCAAGGCGGGAGCTGTGGTACTGCGGCCCCAAGCGAAGCACTTTTCCAGCAGGGAACTGCagtctctgctgctgctggagctggcCAATGGCTACCTGCTGTTCCATCGCTCCGAAATGGCCTCCCAAGTGCTGGATGAGCTCTGCTCGCACCTCCAGGTGGAACTGAAGGTCGAGGGTTTGCTGGGAGTGCGCACAAAGTTCCAGCAGAAGCCCCTGCCCCAGCTCTGCCTGAAAGTGGAGCAGCTGTCGGAGCTGACGGAGGCCAGCAGCCCTGCCCTGCCAGCGGCTGCCGAGACCAACAGGCAGACAAAGCTGCCCAAGCTGCTGCTCCTGGAGGATGATACACGACTGGAGCGAATACGCTTCATTGAGCCAAAGGACAATGATGTCATGACTTTGCCCAGCGTCCTGCAGGCCCTCGTCCTGGCCAAGGT AAAACAGTTGAAGCGCTCGCAGCCGAAGGACCGCCTGGCAGATGAGCAGCTGGAGCCGTACACCCAGACGTTGCTCTACCAGGAGCACGGACCCCTTCAGGTGCGCCAGGCAGCCTTGCTCCTGAACTGCCTGCAGGAGTCTAACCAGCGCCGGACTGTCGAGCGCAGCTGGAAGCAGTGCGAGGAGTGCGTCAAGCTGTTGGACCATAGCGAAGAGCAGCAGTCGCTGAGATCTAGGCTGTCGTATGGATTCGCGGCCCACCTCCAGCCCATCTGGCAGGTTCAGCTTCAGCTGGTGGATCTCCTGAGGTCCCTGGGAATGACCAAGACAGCTCTCGACATTTGCCTGAAGATTCAGGCCTGGCAGCAGGTTATTGACTGCTACACCAGTCTGGAGCTGCGGCACAAGGCGGCGGAGATCATACGCCAGGAGCTGGAGAAGAAGCCCAcggcgctgctctactgcctACTGGGCGACGCCATCGATGATCCGCAGTGCTACGAGCAGGCCTGGCTGCATTCCAAGAAGACGAGCAGCAAGGCCCAGTCCTACTGGGGAAACTACTTCTACAGAAGGGCGGAATATGCCCAGGCCCTGGAGCACTTTCAGCTGTCGCTGGAGATCAATACGCTGCAGGAGTCGACGCTCCTGCGCTGCGGCTATTCCGCGATGCAGCTGGAGAAGTGGGAGGCGGCCGTTAAGTCCTACCTGGCCTACACCCACCTGGAAGCCAACGGGTTCGAGTCGTGGAACAATCTGGCCAAGGCCCTGATCAACCTGGGCGACAAGCAGCGGGCGCATCGTGTGCTGGGCGAGGCCCTCAAGTGCAACTACAGCAACTGGAAGGTGTGGGAGAACTACATGCTGGTGGCCGTGGACACCTGCCACTGGGACGATGCCATGCGAGGCTACCAGCGTCTGTCCGAGCTGAAGCAGCACTACCTCGACCAGGAAGTGCTCGCGAGAATCGTCTACGGCATAGCCAAGCAGCATCAGGAAGGACCCAGCCAGCTCCTAATCAAGAGGATTGTCCAGCTCCTCGGCCAGCAGTGCATCCAGCACGGCAACGAGCCCCTGGTCTGGGAGCTGGCTGCCGTGGTGGCCGCCACACCGCTGAAGAAGGCCGAGCGGCTGGTCAAGTCGTATCGGGCCTACACGGCCAAGCATTTGGGATGGGAGGTCAAGGCAGAGCATGCCCAGAAAGCTCTGGATCTGTGCCTGGAGGTGGCCGAGCTGTCTCTGGCGGCGGTCCAGGAGCATGCCGCCGACGAGAGCGAAGTCATGATCACATCCACACTAAACTCGGCCCGACTGTCCGGTACATCCTGTCTGAACGCCCTGCGGCGCGCTATCAACGTCAATGTGCCGCCCGAGCAGCAGGAGAAGGCGGAGCAACTGGACAAACGGATCGCAGATCTAACCCAAGTGGTGCAGCAGCGAATGAACACGCAACGGTCGGTTTAG
- the LOC117186758 gene encoding WD repeat-containing protein 92-like, translating into MDKPQLIEHLNASVNYTVYDTKWIPLSAKFVVLGSKANSHGIMDIYELNEDQLVKVKTVEKKVAFKCGTFGAASLRNRHIAIGDFEGRLQVLDMERPELPVYNVKAHTAIINTIDAIGGNQHNCGAPEIVTGSRDGAVKVWDIRQGQSPVVDISPPPQMGDGINQSSGRRDCWAVAFGNTFNSEERMVAAGYDNGDLKLFDLRTLSVRWEASMKNGICGLEFDRRDIPMNKLAVTTLEGGLLVYDMRHQHPTKGFSYVEERNAGRSVGTNGVISGPKATVWMARHLPQNRDVFLTGGGTGSIRLWQYEYPDKRVVQDADGNKTGVAGTLHMVSAATLSSQPVHCFDWHPDKLGLAVCGAFDQSVRVLISTKLNVL; encoded by the exons ATGGACAAGCCCCAATTGATTGAGCACTTGAACGCGTCCGTTAACTACACGGTGTACGACACGAAATGGATTCCGCTCTCGGCCAAGTTTGTGGTGCTCGGCTCAAAGGCGAACAGCCATGGCATTATGGACATCTACGAGCTGAACGAGGACCAGCTGGTCAAGGTGAAGACTGTGGAGAAGAAGGTGGCCTTCAAGTGCGGCACATTCGGGGCAGCCTCGCTGCGAAACCGTCACATTGCCATTGGAGACTTCGAGGGGAGGCTGCAAGTGCT CGATATGGAGCGTCCCGAGTTGCCGGTGTACAATGTTAAGGCCCACACGGCCATCATCAACACCATCGATGCCATTGGCGGAAATCAGCACAACTGTGGAGCCCCCGAAATCGTCACCGGCAGCCGTGATGGCGCCGTCAAGGTGTGGGACATACGACAGGGACAGTCTCCTGTGGTGGACATCTCACCGCCACCGCAAATGGGGGACGGCATCAATCAGAGCAGCGGCCGGCGCGACTGCTGGGCAGTGGCCTTCGGCAATACCTTCAACTCGGAGGAGCGCATGGTAGCGGCTGGCTATGACAACGGGGACCTGAAGCTCTTCGACCTCCGTACGCTCTCCGTGCGCTGGGAGGCGTCCATGAAGAACGGCATTTGTGGCCTCGAGTTTGATCGCCGCGACATCCCGATGAATAAACTGGCCGTAACCACGCTGGAGGGAGGCCTCCTGGTCTACGATATGCGCCACCAGCATCCGACCAAGGGATTCAGCTATGTCGAGGAGCGCAACGCCGGCCGTAGTGTGGGCACAAACGGTGTCATCAGCGGCCCCAAAGCCACTGTCTGGATGGCTCGTCATTTGCCACAGAATCGCGATGTCTTCCTCACTGGCGGTGGCACTGGCTCCATACGCCTCTGGCAGTACGAGTATCCCGACAAGAGAGTCGTCCAGGACGCGGACGGCAACAAAACGGGCGTGGCTGGCACTCTGCACATGGTCAGTGCGGCCACATTGAGCTCCCAGCCGGTGCACTGCTTCGACTGGCATCCGGACAAGCTGGGCCTCGCCGTCTGTGGGGCCTTCGATCAGAGCGTTCGAGTGCTGATCAGCACCAAGCTGAACGTCCTTTAA